A genomic segment from Micromonospora echinaurantiaca encodes:
- the mtrA gene encoding MtrAB system response regulator MtrA: MRARVLVVDDDPALAEMLGIVLRSEGFLPSFVADGERALAAFRDNRPDIVLLDLMLPGMSGIDVARSIRAESGVPIVMLTAKSDTVDVVLGLESGADDYVVKPFKPKELVARMRARLRRGEDAAPEMLTIGPPGNQITIDVPAHTVSRNGEEVKLTPLEFDLLVALARKPRQVFTREVLLEQVWGYRHAADTRLVNVHVQRLRAKIEPDPERPEIILTVRGVGYKAGTG; encoded by the coding sequence ATGAGAGCCCGGGTACTGGTGGTCGACGACGACCCAGCGCTCGCCGAGATGCTCGGCATCGTCCTGCGCAGCGAGGGTTTCCTGCCCTCGTTCGTGGCCGACGGGGAGCGGGCCTTGGCCGCCTTCCGCGACAATCGGCCCGACATCGTGCTGCTCGACCTGATGTTGCCCGGTATGAGTGGTATTGACGTCGCACGGTCGATCCGCGCCGAATCGGGCGTTCCGATCGTCATGCTGACCGCCAAGAGCGACACCGTCGACGTGGTCCTCGGCCTGGAGTCCGGCGCCGACGACTACGTGGTGAAGCCGTTCAAGCCCAAGGAACTGGTCGCCCGGATGCGCGCCCGGCTGCGCCGTGGCGAGGACGCCGCCCCGGAGATGCTGACCATCGGGCCGCCCGGCAACCAGATCACCATCGACGTCCCGGCGCACACGGTGAGCCGCAACGGCGAGGAGGTGAAGCTCACCCCGCTGGAGTTCGACCTGCTGGTCGCGCTGGCCCGCAAGCCGCGCCAGGTGTTCACCCGCGAGGTGCTGCTGGAGCAGGTCTGGGGCTACCGGCACGCGGCGGACACCCGGCTGGTCAACGTGCACGTGCAGCGGCTGCGCGCCAAGATCGAGCCGGATCCCGAGCGGCCGGAAATCATCCTCACGGTTCGCGGCGTGGGCTACAAGGCGGGGACCGGATAG
- a CDS encoding GNAT family N-acetyltransferase, giving the protein MTPKVIEAYGVRLRENRADDVADTAAACADPLTQRFISGLPSPYTEADARWWVTEGAPAAWASGGAAYVVADPDTDRLLGAVGLSHPVPYRSEAEIGYWVAPWARGRGVATAATRALAEHAFATGTARLELFTHEENTASQRVALAAGFRPEGVRRDASPVRGGGRHDLLAWVRLAVDPPGPAPRPLPDLPDGRLTDGVVTLRRLAPDDADLMFRLHTLPEVVANQAPPVPPTREATERRCRLAESGWLTGVIARLLIVDAATGEPLGSCGLSYTDLPAGEASLGYALLPAARGRGLATRAVRLLAGWAFGPVGIARLTAGTMPDNIASHRVLEKVGFRREGLLRGRLPGLAGTRIDDLVFGLLPDELR; this is encoded by the coding sequence GTGACGCCGAAGGTCATCGAGGCGTACGGGGTGCGGTTACGGGAGAACCGCGCGGACGACGTCGCCGACACCGCCGCCGCCTGCGCCGACCCGTTGACCCAGCGCTTCATCTCCGGCCTGCCGTCGCCGTACACCGAGGCGGACGCCCGCTGGTGGGTCACCGAGGGGGCGCCCGCGGCCTGGGCCAGCGGCGGGGCCGCCTACGTGGTGGCGGACCCGGACACCGACCGGCTGCTCGGCGCGGTCGGGCTGAGCCACCCGGTGCCCTACCGGAGCGAGGCCGAGATCGGCTACTGGGTGGCGCCGTGGGCGCGCGGGCGGGGCGTGGCCACCGCGGCGACCCGGGCGCTGGCGGAGCACGCGTTCGCCACCGGGACCGCCCGGCTGGAACTGTTCACCCACGAGGAGAACACCGCCAGCCAGCGGGTCGCGCTGGCCGCCGGCTTCCGCCCCGAGGGCGTACGCCGGGACGCCAGCCCGGTCCGCGGCGGCGGCCGGCATGACCTGCTCGCCTGGGTACGCCTCGCCGTCGACCCGCCCGGACCGGCCCCGCGCCCGCTGCCCGACCTGCCCGACGGCCGGCTCACCGACGGCGTGGTGACCCTGCGCCGGCTGGCCCCGGACGACGCGGACCTGATGTTCCGGCTGCACACGCTGCCCGAGGTGGTGGCGAACCAGGCACCACCGGTGCCGCCCACCCGGGAGGCGACCGAGCGGCGCTGCCGGCTGGCGGAGAGCGGCTGGCTGACCGGCGTCATCGCGCGGCTGCTGATCGTCGACGCGGCCACCGGCGAGCCGCTCGGCAGTTGCGGGCTGTCGTACACCGACCTGCCGGCGGGCGAGGCGAGCCTCGGCTACGCGTTGCTGCCGGCGGCGCGCGGCCGGGGTCTCGCCACCCGGGCGGTCCGGCTGCTCGCCGGCTGGGCGTTCGGGCCGGTCGGGATCGCCCGGCTGACCGCCGGCACCATGCCCGACAACATCGCCTCGCACCGGGTGCTGGAGAAGGTCGGCTTCCGCCGCGAGGGGCTGCTGCGCGGGCGGCTGCCCGGGCTGGCCGGGACCCGGATCGACGACCTGGTCTTCGGCCTGCTGCCGGACGAGCTGCGCTGA
- a CDS encoding LpqB family beta-propeller domain-containing protein has translation MRHARLTGVAGVALLALGLTGCGIPASTDVEVERRVSTAEAGSVSGGSVQPPTRAAAGSNAQTFVNNFLAAAAGEPDRAYERVKEYIDPRQHHRLQERQGSEITLTVVRLTDDPVITPDVDSTKVTINVQQVGVLRANGTLVSPVATERSYEFKLVSAALPGQGDVEQAGLYVQDPPNVLLLSDVALAQYYKESSVYFWSSDRARLVPDLRYLPEAVPEERQVTEVVRWLIGGPSDWLRTAVVPLPDRTELINNATGSADRWEVNLALPANDEERLDQFATQLAWSLPNLDGQVELKVQNQSRRVVDLAGQRRANPVYELAQNPHRFCVYDGAVHPLAVVGDPGTVPLAAEDNRNVVSANFDRINDWTLAALVVTGSDKRQRLAVGSGAAPLTDLRKGPAHNAMGRPVWLRTLDPLKPRGLVVADGNLHLFEVDRDVRMSRVQLNGVTGAVTAVAASLDGQRIALIVGGGLYVAAVDLDDDSVTVGPTRKVFTSLTALSAVDWAGEDRLVVGGSADRPAVYDVSIDGARQTPLQEKLGAKVTHLAAYPVNPAAPQPSAVMYEANGVSYSGSSRIQSDQVLNVSPEPTGNRSGNPTAPFFLY, from the coding sequence GTGAGGCATGCCCGGTTGACCGGCGTCGCCGGCGTCGCACTGCTCGCCCTCGGGTTGACCGGCTGCGGCATCCCGGCCAGCACCGACGTCGAGGTGGAGCGCCGGGTCTCCACGGCCGAGGCCGGGTCCGTCAGCGGCGGCAGTGTGCAGCCGCCGACCCGGGCGGCCGCCGGAAGCAACGCGCAGACGTTCGTGAACAACTTCCTGGCCGCCGCCGCGGGCGAGCCGGACCGCGCGTACGAGCGGGTGAAGGAGTACATCGACCCGCGGCAGCACCACCGCCTCCAGGAGAGGCAGGGCAGCGAGATCACCCTCACCGTGGTGCGGCTGACCGACGACCCGGTGATCACTCCCGACGTCGACAGCACGAAGGTGACCATCAACGTCCAGCAGGTCGGCGTGCTGCGGGCGAACGGCACGCTGGTGTCCCCGGTGGCCACCGAGCGGAGCTACGAGTTCAAGCTGGTCAGCGCGGCCCTCCCCGGGCAGGGCGACGTCGAGCAGGCCGGCCTGTACGTGCAGGACCCGCCGAACGTGCTGCTGCTCAGCGACGTGGCGCTGGCGCAGTACTACAAGGAGTCCTCGGTCTACTTCTGGAGCTCGGACCGCGCCCGACTGGTGCCCGACCTGCGCTACCTGCCCGAGGCGGTGCCGGAGGAGCGGCAGGTGACCGAGGTGGTCCGGTGGCTGATCGGCGGCCCGTCCGACTGGCTGCGCACGGCGGTCGTCCCGCTGCCGGACCGCACCGAGCTGATCAACAACGCCACCGGGAGCGCCGACCGGTGGGAGGTCAACCTGGCGCTGCCCGCCAACGACGAGGAGCGGCTGGACCAGTTCGCCACCCAGCTGGCCTGGTCGCTGCCGAACCTCGACGGCCAGGTGGAGCTGAAGGTGCAGAACCAGTCCCGCCGGGTGGTCGACCTGGCCGGCCAGCGGCGGGCCAACCCGGTCTACGAGCTGGCGCAGAACCCGCACCGGTTCTGCGTGTACGACGGCGCGGTGCACCCGCTCGCCGTGGTGGGGGATCCCGGGACGGTGCCGCTGGCCGCGGAGGACAACCGCAACGTGGTGTCGGCCAACTTCGACCGGATCAACGACTGGACGCTGGCCGCGCTGGTGGTCACCGGTTCGGACAAGCGGCAGCGGCTGGCCGTCGGCAGCGGCGCCGCCCCGCTGACCGACCTGCGTAAGGGGCCCGCGCACAACGCGATGGGCCGGCCGGTCTGGCTGCGTACGCTCGACCCGCTGAAGCCGCGCGGGCTGGTGGTGGCCGACGGGAACCTCCACCTCTTCGAGGTGGACCGGGACGTGCGGATGAGCAGGGTGCAGCTCAACGGCGTGACCGGGGCGGTCACCGCCGTGGCGGCGTCGCTGGACGGTCAGCGGATCGCGCTCATCGTCGGCGGCGGGCTCTACGTGGCCGCCGTCGACCTGGACGACGACAGCGTCACCGTCGGGCCGACGCGGAAGGTGTTCACCTCGCTGACCGCGCTCTCGGCGGTCGACTGGGCCGGTGAGGACCGGCTGGTGGTGGGCGGTTCGGCCGACCGACCGGCGGTCTACGACGTCAGCATCGACGGCGCCCGGCAGACCCCGCTGCAGGAGAAGCTGGGCGCCAAGGTGACCCACCTGGCGGCGTACCCGGTCAACCCGGCGGCACCGCAGCCCAGCGCGGTGATGTACGAGGCCAACGGGGTGTCCTACAGCGGCTCGTCGCGAATCCAGTCGGATCAGGTGCTCAACGTCAGCCCGGAGCCGACCGGAAACCGGTCCGGCAACCCGACCGCGCCCTTCTTCCTCTACTGA
- a CDS encoding GNAT family N-acetyltransferase has protein sequence MEPVEITEDGLLLRPWQATDADAVHRACQDPDIQRWTTVPRPYRPEHAKRFVTEVAPGDWAAGRGAPFAVCDAATGELLGSCGLVSIDTGLGSGEIGYWTAPWARGRGVTVRAARAVARWAFDSLKLRRLIWQAEVGNHASRLVALRAGFRVEGRLRLADPAPEGGNQGWIGSLLPGEVPAAGSTGPAGPGTLEARRAAVFGRPQPVLFATAGATELRLRPLEERDLDAIVATCQDPETVRWTTVPDPYQREHAEGFRRDVAEAAWTGGTGATYAIADADDRYAGSIDLRISPADPLVADVGFMTAPPARGRGYQPAALAALCAWGFATLGLARIEWRANVGNTGSRRVAEKAGFTFEGTARGGVNHRGERQDVWVAGLLAEDLT, from the coding sequence GTGGAACCCGTGGAGATCACCGAGGACGGCCTGCTGCTGCGCCCGTGGCAGGCCACCGACGCCGACGCCGTGCACCGGGCGTGCCAGGACCCGGACATCCAGCGCTGGACCACCGTACCGCGCCCATACCGGCCCGAACACGCCAAGAGATTCGTCACCGAGGTGGCCCCGGGCGACTGGGCGGCCGGCCGGGGCGCGCCGTTCGCGGTCTGCGACGCGGCCACCGGCGAGCTGCTCGGCTCGTGCGGGCTGGTCTCCATCGACACCGGCCTGGGCTCCGGCGAGATCGGCTACTGGACCGCCCCCTGGGCCCGCGGCCGCGGGGTCACCGTACGGGCCGCCCGGGCGGTCGCCCGGTGGGCCTTCGACAGCCTCAAGCTGCGCCGGCTGATCTGGCAGGCCGAGGTCGGCAACCACGCGTCCCGGCTGGTGGCGCTGCGCGCCGGGTTCCGCGTCGAGGGGCGGCTGCGGCTGGCCGACCCGGCGCCGGAGGGCGGCAACCAGGGCTGGATCGGCTCGCTGCTGCCCGGCGAGGTGCCGGCCGCCGGCAGCACCGGCCCAGCCGGACCGGGCACCCTGGAGGCCCGGCGGGCCGCCGTCTTCGGCCGCCCGCAGCCGGTCCTCTTCGCCACCGCCGGCGCCACCGAGCTGCGGCTGCGCCCGCTGGAGGAACGCGACCTGGACGCGATCGTGGCCACCTGCCAGGACCCGGAGACGGTCCGCTGGACCACCGTGCCCGACCCGTACCAGCGCGAGCACGCCGAGGGGTTCCGCCGGGACGTCGCCGAGGCGGCCTGGACGGGTGGCACCGGGGCGACGTACGCGATCGCCGACGCCGACGACCGGTACGCCGGCTCGATCGACCTGCGGATCTCGCCGGCCGACCCGCTGGTCGCCGACGTCGGCTTCATGACCGCCCCACCCGCCCGGGGGCGGGGCTACCAGCCGGCCGCGCTCGCCGCGCTCTGCGCCTGGGGCTTCGCCACGCTCGGCCTGGCCCGGATCGAGTGGCGGGCCAACGTGGGCAACACCGGCTCCCGCCGGGTCGCCGAGAAGGCCGGCTTCACCTTCGAGGGCACCGCCCGCGGCGGGGTCAACCACCGCGGCGAGCGGCAGGACGTCTGGGTCGCCGGGCTGCTCGCCGAGGACCTGACGTGA
- the hpf gene encoding ribosome hibernation-promoting factor, HPF/YfiA family, whose protein sequence is MDIVVKGRNVEVPDHYRVHVAEKLAKIERYDHKLIRVDVELFHERNPRQADHCQRVEITCVSRGPVIRAEACTNDFYSALDAAIAKLDTRLRRAADRRRVHRGRHAPLSVAAATAGLPVADLDAPPLSAPVNGASAATATAVAERVDAEEEYDDQPWHIAREKVHPAEPMTVDDALFQMELVGHDFYLFQDKESGRPSVVYRRHAYDYGIISLAI, encoded by the coding sequence GTGGACATCGTGGTCAAGGGCCGGAACGTCGAAGTTCCCGACCATTACCGGGTGCACGTCGCGGAGAAACTCGCGAAGATCGAACGCTACGATCACAAACTCATTCGTGTCGATGTGGAGCTGTTCCACGAGCGCAACCCGCGTCAGGCGGACCACTGCCAGCGAGTGGAGATAACGTGCGTCTCGCGTGGCCCGGTGATCCGGGCCGAGGCCTGCACGAACGACTTCTACAGCGCGCTCGACGCGGCGATCGCCAAGCTCGACACCCGGTTGCGCCGGGCGGCCGACCGCCGCCGCGTCCACCGGGGCCGGCACGCGCCGCTCTCCGTGGCCGCAGCCACCGCCGGCCTGCCCGTGGCGGACCTCGACGCGCCGCCGCTGTCGGCGCCGGTGAACGGCGCCAGCGCGGCGACCGCCACCGCGGTCGCGGAACGGGTCGACGCCGAGGAGGAGTACGACGACCAGCCCTGGCACATCGCGCGGGAGAAGGTGCACCCCGCCGAGCCGATGACCGTCGACGACGCGCTGTTCCAGATGGAACTCGTCGGCCACGACTTCTACCTGTTCCAGGACAAGGAGTCCGGCCGGCCGAGCGTCGTCTACCGCCGGCACGCCTACGACTACGGGATCATCTCGCTGGCCATCTGA
- a CDS encoding DUF4350 domain-containing protein: MTATTTTTGARTGATTSATGRGGRRRRWHRIAIPLGLAALLLTTTLVTHAVDQPDPDAGFLSPVATGEHGGSRLAAALRERGVTVQRETTTPAALTAVRSAPATLFVPAPALLRRETVRALDRLPARTRLVLVDPARPVLISAGLPLLPGERRWAAQALGPAADGLPCQLPELNGVGTAAVGLQRYTAGGYRPDQVQFCFAGTLARVPGAVEQVAVGASDPFRNDRIAEWDNLAFATGLLGVTGRVVWLDLAEAEPPPATGTGRPSRAPATEGDPGTGTGDGSGDGDGTGTGDGRGGPGEPGSPGGPGGGDQSGSGDGDSDAAEREDPPNPLWAAFPPWFWALLAQLALAVLFLALWRARRLGPPTAEPLPVTVRSAETVLGRARLYQRAGAREAAARTLREAALTRLLPRLNLPADAAPDRVAGAVAARTGADPATTEELLYGGAPETDQDLLELARALDGVTRTVAPPASPDVPLSNRTEGEPR; encoded by the coding sequence GTGACCGCGACCACGACGACCACCGGTGCGCGGACCGGGGCCACGACGAGCGCCACGGGGCGCGGCGGGCGGCGCCGGCGGTGGCACCGGATCGCGATCCCGCTCGGGCTGGCCGCGCTGCTGCTCACCACCACCCTGGTCACCCACGCCGTCGACCAGCCCGATCCGGACGCCGGCTTCCTCTCCCCGGTGGCGACGGGCGAGCACGGGGGCAGCCGGCTCGCCGCCGCGCTGCGGGAGCGCGGGGTCACCGTGCAGCGGGAGACCACCACACCGGCGGCGCTGACGGCCGTCCGGTCCGCGCCGGCCACGCTCTTCGTCCCCGCGCCGGCGCTGCTGCGCCGGGAGACCGTCCGGGCTCTGGACCGGCTGCCGGCCCGGACCCGGCTGGTCCTGGTCGACCCGGCCCGCCCGGTGCTGATCTCCGCCGGGCTGCCGCTGCTGCCCGGCGAGCGCCGCTGGGCGGCGCAGGCGCTCGGCCCGGCGGCCGACGGGCTGCCCTGCCAGCTGCCCGAGCTGAACGGGGTCGGCACGGCGGCCGTCGGCCTGCAGCGCTACACCGCCGGCGGCTACCGCCCGGACCAGGTCCAGTTCTGCTTCGCCGGCACGCTGGCCCGGGTGCCCGGGGCGGTCGAGCAGGTGGCGGTCGGTGCCAGCGACCCGTTCCGCAACGACCGGATCGCCGAGTGGGACAACCTCGCCTTCGCCACCGGCCTGCTCGGGGTGACCGGCCGAGTGGTCTGGCTCGACCTAGCCGAGGCCGAGCCGCCGCCGGCCACCGGCACCGGCCGCCCGTCCCGGGCGCCCGCCACCGAGGGCGACCCGGGCACCGGGACCGGCGACGGCAGCGGCGACGGGGACGGCACGGGCACCGGCGACGGCCGGGGCGGCCCCGGAGAACCCGGCTCGCCCGGCGGGCCGGGCGGGGGCGACCAGTCCGGCTCCGGTGACGGCGACAGCGACGCCGCCGAGCGGGAGGATCCACCGAACCCGCTCTGGGCCGCCTTCCCGCCCTGGTTCTGGGCGTTGCTGGCCCAGCTCGCGCTGGCGGTGCTGTTCCTGGCGCTCTGGCGGGCCCGCCGGCTCGGCCCGCCGACGGCGGAGCCACTGCCGGTGACCGTCCGCTCCGCCGAGACGGTCCTCGGCCGGGCCCGGCTCTACCAGCGCGCCGGCGCGCGCGAGGCGGCCGCCCGGACCCTGCGGGAGGCCGCCCTGACCCGGCTGCTTCCCCGGCTCAACCTGCCGGCGGACGCGGCACCGGACCGGGTCGCCGGCGCCGTCGCCGCCCGCACCGGCGCCGATCCGGCCACGACCGAGGAGCTGCTGTACGGCGGCGCGCCGGAAACCGACCAGGACCTGCTGGAGCTGGCGCGCGCGCTGGACGGGGTGACCCGTACGGTGGCACCGCCGGCCTCCCCCGACGTGCCACTGTCGAACCGAACCGAAGGAGAACCGCGGTGA
- a CDS encoding DUF4129 domain-containing protein, translated as MSFSRWWTETTASLGDRVPLPLAALLLVLAAATIAVAWYTYPAWVPRRLPRLRRRKARRERPRPATAAAPAVPAAREPVDEPPAAVHLSLADRLAAEGRYAEAVRERLRGMLRELVTRRMVRVRSGMTVTEVIAAASEHHPPAGPPLRAAGAIFSELWYAERPATAEHDRRMREHAGDLHRALAEPAEREDRP; from the coding sequence ATGAGTTTCAGCCGGTGGTGGACCGAGACCACGGCGTCCCTCGGCGACCGCGTACCGCTGCCGCTGGCCGCGCTGCTGCTGGTGCTCGCGGCGGCGACGATCGCTGTCGCCTGGTACACCTACCCGGCCTGGGTGCCCCGCCGGTTGCCCCGGCTGCGCCGACGCAAGGCACGCCGGGAGCGCCCGCGCCCGGCGACCGCCGCCGCGCCGGCCGTGCCGGCCGCCCGGGAGCCGGTCGACGAGCCACCGGCCGCCGTCCACCTGTCCCTGGCCGACCGGCTGGCCGCCGAGGGCCGCTACGCCGAGGCGGTCCGCGAACGGCTGCGCGGGATGCTCCGCGAACTGGTCACCCGCCGGATGGTGCGGGTGCGCTCCGGGATGACCGTCACCGAGGTGATCGCCGCGGCGAGTGAGCACCACCCGCCGGCCGGCCCGCCGCTGCGCGCGGCCGGCGCGATCTTCTCCGAACTCTGGTACGCCGAGCGCCCCGCCACCGCCGAGCACGACCGTCGGATGCGGGAGCACGCCGGCGACCTGCACCGGGCGCTGGCCGAGCCGGCCGAGCGGGAGGACCGGCCGTGA
- the mtrB gene encoding MtrAB system histidine kinase MtrB — translation MVTSPVQDSPSAAPRRRGAAWELWRGLAARGARLLAGLHQTWRRSLQLRVVTITLVASSLLVGGFAYVIANKITDILLENAVTDARLRLTSGADYTAKQVSLFSQPQEAQLQNTIEGTVNYLAGGDPQQTSGVVVAITADDHPGILQTRSAPAIDVRPLISPELRAAVADGNVAKQIRTGTLTGERTKYLVYGSPVPTDFGQIEIYYFVPLARQDAAAADARTTVAATGVALVLLLGLLAALVTRLVVTPVRVAARTAQRLSAGLLDQRMAVNGEDDLALLAASFNQMATNLQRQILRLEEMSRLQRRFTSDVSHELRTPLTTVRMAADLIFAERDEFDPAVARSAELLQAELDRFEELLTDLLEISRFDAGFAMLDAEPTDLVPVVHRVADRLAGLAERVGVAIELDVPAAPVIAEVDPRRVERVLRNLVGNAVEHGEGKPVVITLGADETAVAITVRDRGVGLKPGEEKLVFNRFWRADPSRARQTGGTGLGLSISLEDARLHGGWLEAWGAPGQGAQFRLTLPARAGDRLTTSPLRLVPADAALPFGGPRDGGLLAIGPGAGGALAITPAPAGDGSAGERAEARS, via the coding sequence GTGGTCACCTCCCCGGTCCAGGACTCCCCGTCAGCAGCTCCCCGCCGCCGTGGCGCCGCGTGGGAGCTGTGGCGTGGGCTCGCCGCCCGCGGTGCCCGGCTGCTCGCCGGGCTGCACCAGACCTGGCGGCGCTCGTTGCAGCTGCGGGTGGTGACCATCACCCTGGTGGCCTCCAGCCTGCTGGTGGGCGGGTTCGCGTACGTGATCGCCAACAAGATCACCGACATCCTGCTGGAGAACGCGGTCACCGACGCGCGGCTGCGGCTGACCAGCGGGGCGGACTACACCGCCAAGCAGGTCTCGCTCTTCAGCCAGCCGCAGGAGGCCCAGCTCCAGAACACCATCGAGGGCACCGTCAACTACCTGGCCGGCGGTGACCCGCAGCAGACCAGCGGCGTGGTGGTGGCGATCACCGCCGACGACCATCCCGGCATCCTGCAGACCCGCAGCGCGCCGGCGATCGACGTCCGGCCGCTGATCAGCCCGGAGCTGCGGGCCGCGGTCGCCGACGGCAACGTGGCCAAGCAGATCCGCACCGGCACGCTCACCGGCGAGCGCACGAAGTACCTGGTGTACGGCTCGCCGGTGCCGACCGATTTCGGCCAGATCGAGATCTACTACTTCGTACCGCTGGCCCGGCAGGACGCCGCCGCCGCCGACGCCCGGACCACCGTGGCGGCCACCGGGGTCGCCCTGGTGCTGCTGCTCGGGCTGCTGGCCGCGCTGGTCACCCGGCTGGTGGTGACCCCGGTCCGGGTGGCCGCCCGGACCGCGCAGCGGCTCTCCGCCGGGCTGCTCGACCAGCGGATGGCGGTCAACGGCGAGGACGACCTGGCGCTGCTCGCCGCGTCCTTCAACCAGATGGCCACCAACCTGCAACGGCAGATCCTCCGGCTGGAGGAGATGTCCCGGTTGCAGCGTCGGTTCACCTCGGACGTGTCGCACGAGCTGCGTACGCCGCTGACCACGGTCCGGATGGCGGCCGACCTGATCTTCGCGGAGCGCGACGAGTTCGACCCGGCGGTCGCCCGCAGCGCCGAGCTGCTCCAGGCCGAGCTGGACCGGTTCGAGGAACTGCTCACCGACCTGCTGGAGATCAGCCGCTTCGACGCCGGCTTCGCCATGCTCGACGCCGAGCCGACCGACCTGGTGCCGGTGGTGCACCGGGTCGCCGACCGGCTGGCCGGGCTGGCCGAGCGGGTCGGGGTGGCCATCGAGCTGGACGTGCCGGCCGCCCCGGTGATCGCCGAGGTGGATCCGCGCCGGGTCGAGCGGGTGCTGCGCAACCTGGTCGGCAACGCCGTCGAGCACGGCGAGGGCAAGCCGGTGGTGATCACCCTGGGCGCGGACGAGACAGCGGTGGCGATCACCGTCCGCGACCGCGGGGTGGGGCTCAAGCCGGGCGAGGAGAAGCTGGTCTTCAACCGGTTCTGGCGGGCCGACCCGTCCCGGGCGCGGCAGACCGGCGGTACCGGGCTCGGGCTGTCGATCAGCCTGGAGGACGCCCGGCTGCACGGCGGCTGGCTGGAGGCCTGGGGCGCGCCGGGGCAGGGCGCCCAGTTCCGGCTCACCCTGCCGGCCCGCGCCGGCGACCGGCTCACCACCTCCCCGCTGCGCCTGGTGCCGGCCGACGCGGCCCTGCCGTTCGGCGGTCCGCGCGACGGCGGGCTGCTGGCCATCGGCCCGGGTGCCGGGGGCGCGTTGGCGATCACGCCGGCGCCGGCCGGTGACGGGTCGGCCGGGGAGCGGGCGGAGGCGCGGTCGTGA
- a CDS encoding ComF family protein, whose translation MRDVGALWADLADLVLPADCAGCREHRPGLRHGVCPECAGLLQALRPRPAQPTPAPPGLPPCVALGPYAGPLRETLLAYKEHGRHGLARPLGGLLAEVVATALGGVRPVALVPVPDTAAAARARYGDHLGRLARHCAHRLRRAGWPVRVSRPLRALPRPDSVTLDSAGRAAAAESAFRLRRRAAPAPPGAAVVVLDDIVTTGATIAAVSRVLAASGRSPTVAAVLAATEKRQQS comes from the coding sequence GTGCGGGACGTCGGCGCGCTCTGGGCGGACCTCGCCGACCTGGTGCTGCCCGCCGACTGCGCGGGCTGCCGGGAACACCGGCCCGGCCTGCGGCACGGGGTGTGCCCGGAGTGCGCCGGGCTGTTGCAGGCGCTGCGACCCCGCCCGGCGCAGCCCACGCCCGCCCCGCCGGGCCTGCCGCCCTGCGTCGCCCTCGGCCCGTACGCCGGGCCGCTGCGGGAGACGCTGCTGGCGTACAAGGAGCACGGCCGGCACGGGCTGGCCCGACCGCTGGGCGGACTGCTCGCCGAGGTGGTGGCGACCGCGCTCGGCGGGGTGCGCCCGGTGGCGCTGGTGCCGGTGCCGGACACCGCCGCGGCGGCCCGGGCCCGCTACGGCGACCACCTCGGCCGGCTGGCCCGGCACTGTGCGCACCGGCTGCGGCGGGCCGGCTGGCCGGTGCGGGTCTCCCGCCCGCTGCGCGCCCTGCCCCGCCCGGACTCGGTGACGCTGGACAGCGCGGGCCGGGCGGCGGCGGCCGAATCGGCGTTCCGGCTGCGCCGCCGGGCGGCACCGGCACCGCCGGGCGCCGCGGTGGTGGTGCTGGACGACATCGTCACCACCGGCGCGACGATCGCCGCGGTGAGCCGGGTGCTGGCCGCGTCCGGCCGGTCACCCACCGTAGCGGCGGTGCTCGCGGCGACCGAGAAACGGCAACAGTCGTAA